Proteins from a genomic interval of Rhodococcoides fascians A25f:
- a CDS encoding universal stress protein — MSNSTARTLPILVGIDGSAEAEAAARWAATYADKVHATVRLVHAVPVGDWYGSAQFVDGGALERDLRAMGRKQLVRAEGAIHDVAPTVTVETVDVDGSIASYVADVGADMVVLGSRKSNVIRDLTLGSNTLRVVTHAHCPVLLLRSETERAEAGRPIVVGIDGSEQSDRALGTALEMADNMGVPVVAVNYWGFAAQAGIGTGAGYIDWEAVREHEKRWLEMHVEKMHEKYPEVKLTTVSAQSSPTRGLRALSASASMIVVGCRGRGALRGAVLGSVSQNLVHHADCSVLVVR; from the coding sequence GAACGCTTCCCATCCTCGTGGGCATCGACGGCTCGGCCGAGGCCGAGGCTGCAGCTCGATGGGCTGCGACGTATGCAGACAAGGTCCACGCGACCGTACGGCTCGTTCACGCTGTGCCAGTGGGGGACTGGTACGGGTCGGCGCAATTCGTCGACGGCGGCGCATTGGAGAGAGATCTTCGAGCCATGGGCCGCAAACAATTGGTCCGGGCGGAGGGAGCGATTCACGACGTCGCACCCACGGTCACCGTGGAAACCGTCGATGTCGACGGCAGCATAGCGTCGTACGTGGCCGACGTCGGCGCAGACATGGTCGTTCTGGGATCACGGAAGTCGAACGTAATCCGCGATCTGACGCTCGGTAGCAACACGCTTCGTGTCGTGACACACGCGCACTGCCCGGTATTGCTGCTCCGCAGCGAGACCGAGAGGGCTGAAGCAGGCCGCCCGATCGTGGTCGGGATCGACGGCAGCGAGCAGTCCGATCGAGCACTCGGCACCGCGCTCGAGATGGCCGACAACATGGGCGTACCGGTGGTCGCGGTCAACTACTGGGGGTTCGCGGCCCAGGCCGGCATCGGAACGGGGGCGGGTTACATCGATTGGGAGGCGGTGCGAGAACACGAGAAGCGTTGGCTCGAAATGCATGTGGAGAAGATGCACGAGAAGTATCCCGAGGTGAAGTTGACGACGGTGAGCGCCCAGTCGAGCCCGACCCGTGGACTTCGCGCGCTGTCTGCATCGGCGTCGATGATCGTGGTGGGATGCCGGGGTCGTGGCGCTCTGCGTGGGGCAGTTCTGGGATCGGTCAGCCAGAACCTCGTTCACCACGCCGACTGTTCGGTGCTGGTCGTGCGCTGA